The following nucleotide sequence is from Novipirellula galeiformis.
GATTCCACGCACGTTTACTCTGACATCGCACCATTGGCGATTTCACGCGTTGCTTATGCAAAAGATATTCGGGCGCAGACACAACCGGGAACGTACGCGGCGACCCAAGAGCTACCATTCGTTAACATGGTCCACACGACCCGTGCAACCAACGATGCTCTCAAGTACGTCGCCCAATATGGAACCGCACAAGAACAAGCGGAAGCGAATCGGATCCTTTCACCAGACTATGGCAGCAGTTGGGGTGGTCAGATCGCTTCGTTTCTGCCCTTCGGTGCTCCCCTTGGTCGTCTCGCCGGAGCGGCTGTCGGTCATGGTGCCAATCGACTCAGTGGGCGCGGCGGCCCAGATAACTCGCGGGCGTTGAACGATACCAGTTGCGATACTGCTGACGTTGATTGAAATCGCAGCAATCTGAATGATTGATCCACCATCACGTTCGCGTCTCTTTCCCTGTACGAAAAAAAGCGTATCGCCATACAGCGTGCTTCGAGCCGGAACATTCGCAAAACTACAGCGTCGCGTCGGTGTGTTGGCTTAAGGAGCGACCACTTGGAGTCAGCGAGTGACTGGGAAATGGACTCCAGCTCCCCTGCTTATTCGCCCCCTAGCCGCGGTGCAATCCTGCAACCACGTGACAGCAGTCGCTCTTCTTTTGCCGTTCGCACTGCTGCAACGCCGACTTCAGCACACGTCGAACGTGGCGAAGGTCCTTTAATCGGCGATCCGTATCGATAAGTCGATCTTCAATCAGCCCGCGAACGCTTCCACAGGTCGGCGTCCCGCCAGAGCCATCTAGAAGCAGTGCCTTCACGTCGTCGAGCGTGAATCCGGTCGTTTGTGCCGCTCGGATGAATTTCAACTTTTTGAGTGATTCGTCACTATACAGCCGGTAATTCCCCTGGCTTCGTCCTTCGGGTTCGACGAGACCGACCCGTTCGTAGTATCGAATGGTCGACGTGGGAATCCCCGCTGATTTCGCTAGTTGGCTAATGGTGAATTGTCCGCTCATAACTCGTCTGTCGAAAGAAAACATGAAATGGACTTGACCTTACATCTGGGTGCAAGGTCGATAATAGAGGAAAGACAACCGTATTGCACGCGATGCGAAAAAAGGAATTCCGATGAGTAACCAAGTAACCACTCCGAATCGAGTCGAGTGTCCAGCCTGCGGTAAGAAGGCGAAGCGAGTTGCAACGGCTACGCTGCAAGCGTTGCTAAAAGACGAGTTCGCTGGCGAATTTGCGGCCGATGACCACTCCGGTTGTCGTTCCTCTGGTAGCAGCGATGGTGGCTGTTCATCGTTGACCAAGGACAGAGGCTGGCGGTTTTGCGATTCGCAGAATTGCGACGTCGTCTACTTCGCTGAAACTGATGACCGGGCGTTTACGAAGGACCAATTGCGCGTCGGTGTCGGGGTCAAGCAAACGACTGGAGAGCGGCGCTTGTGTTACTGCTTTGGTCATTCCGTCGCAAGCATCAAAGAAGAGCTTCGCTCGAAAGGCGTAAGCAACGCCACCGAAGACATTCGGGAAAAAATGACGAACCCTGGATGCCGATGCGAGACCGAGAACCCGTCCGGCTTGTGCTGTTTGGGGAGCGTCAGAAATGGAATCAAAACTGCTAAAGGAGAAATTGGAATGCATGCTACAGATACGATAACGACACCCGCGAAGCCAACCGGTAACAAAGGCGCGAAGATTGCCAAGGTTGGAACGCTCGTCTCGGCGATCATGGCTTCGGCGTGCTGTTGGTTGCCCTTGGTCTTGCTAGCCGTCGGTGTCTCTGGAGCGGGGATTGCAGCAACATTGGAAGCATACCGCCCACATTTCATGGTCATTACATTTAGCTTCCTTGCTGCAGCGTTCTATTACACGTATCGTCCCAAGAATGCGTACCGAGCCAAGAACACAAGCGATACCGCTGAAGGGCACGGTTGCTGTGCGAGGGAGTCACCCCGCAGTGAAGCATGCTGTCCGCCAACCACTGGCCGTTTCAACATGATGACCATGAATACAGTCATGCTGTGGGGCGTGACCGCCATGGCGGTTTTGTTCCTGTTTGTCCCAAGCTATGTCGGAGTGTTTTTCGGTGGTGACGCGACGGCGGTGACGGGCGAAATGAATCGGGCGGCTATCAAAGTCGGAGGCATGACGTGCGAAGGCTGCTCAGCCGTTGTTGCTAAGACAATTCGCACCGTGCCGGGCGTGTTGGCAGTCGAAATCAACTACGAAAAAGGGGAAGCCATCGTCGGCAGTGAAATCGGTTGCCCCATCCCAAAAGAGCAGATTCTCGTATCGCTCCAGGACGCTGGATACACTGGCCATTAACGACGCCGAATTGGCAAAATCGTCGTATCCTACTCATACTCGCGTGGCGTGGAGCCCGCTGCAATCCAGTTTACGGAGAGCGAGTTCGAACGGAACTGGGCTGCTCTCGCTCAGTCGCAACGACCGCAATCTGGTTGTTTGACGGAGATTGCATGCAACGGGGTGATTGCAGTAACAACGCCAGCACATTGTCGGTAAAATTGCCGATGTCGCAATCGAATTTTGTCGTATTTTCCCCTAAACGGTCTTCCCCTGTATCGCCATCGACTAGCCGCGAACCCAGCACTCCCCGAATCACAATCACTGGGTTGCGTTCATAGTCGGACCGCTGGGCAAGCGGGTTGTAGATTGCAGCGAGGGACGCGTTGTTTTTTCGAGTCACACAGACTGGCACGAACACAACCATCGCGATCACGGGCAACAACAGCCTGCACGCACGAATGGAATTTTGAACTACGGTTTCGACAACTCGTCCTGCTTTAAATTGCTTGGCCGATCGCGAGCGCACCGACCACAAACGCAGAAGCCAAGCAAAGACTCCCAGCAACAACAGGGGCCAAAGTATAGCCAGCATGTCCGTTCGCGATACTTGTCCCGCTTCAGGAACCATCGTTCCCACGCGAACGAGCAGATAAGTTGCAGGCAACATACCGGCCTGGCTAATCAGCCAGAATTGCTTGATTGACAATCGAGAACGTCCTGCCAGCACGTTGACGGCAAAGAACGGCATCACGGGTGTTAGGCGTAAGAGCAGCAGTTCCCATTTGCCTAGTCCTAGGTTCCCTTGCTCTGGGCAAATCGACTGGTTCTGATCGTTCCGATCGTGCGTTGCTTTGCAAAACATGTAACGGCGACTGGCCATGAAGGCGAATGTAGCACCGGTTGTGCTCGCGAAACTTGCGACGATCGT
It contains:
- a CDS encoding MerR family transcriptional regulator, producing MSGQFTISQLAKSAGIPTSTIRYYERVGLVEPEGRSQGNYRLYSDESLKKLKFIRAAQTTGFTLDDVKALLLDGSGGTPTCGSVRGLIEDRLIDTDRRLKDLRHVRRVLKSALQQCERQKKSDCCHVVAGLHRG
- a CDS encoding mercuric transporter MerT family protein is translated as MHATDTITTPAKPTGNKGAKIAKVGTLVSAIMASACCWLPLVLLAVGVSGAGIAATLEAYRPHFMVITFSFLAAAFYYTYRPKNAYRAKNTSDTAEGHGCCARESPRSEACCPPTTGRFNMMTMNTVMLWGVTAMAVLFLFVPSYVGVFFGGDATAVTGEMNRAAIKVGGMTCEGCSAVVAKTIRTVPGVLAVEINYEKGEAIVGSEIGCPIPKEQILVSLQDAGYTGH
- a CDS encoding TVP38/TMEM64 family protein codes for the protein MICTSTKDNAIRAAWVVIATTAWFARDPLHLVVTNAAEYHLLIRLAVYSCVYVTMAGLAIPGAVLLTILAGPLFGLGPGTIVASFASTTGATFAFMASRRYMFCKATHDRNDQNQSICPEQGNLGLGKWELLLLRLTPVMPFFAVNVLAGRSRLSIKQFWLISQAGMLPATYLLVRVGTMVPEAGQVSRTDMLAILWPLLLLGVFAWLLRLWSVRSRSAKQFKAGRVVETVVQNSIRACRLLLPVIAMVVFVPVCVTRKNNASLAAIYNPLAQRSDYERNPVIVIRGVLGSRLVDGDTGEDRLGENTTKFDCDIGNFTDNVLALLLQSPRCMQSPSNNQIAVVATEREQPSSVRTRSP